Proteins encoded within one genomic window of Mycolicibacterium monacense:
- a CDS encoding cupin domain-containing protein, producing the protein MSTAEISGLHEFDAELEAANLRGQWIYDEMLESVVGGPKPAGVPFLWRWQDVHAKLLKSCDVMPESLTARRNLSFINPDARGTTHTINMGMQMLKPGEIAYAHRHTMAALRFAIQGGPGLVTVVDGEPCQMDTYDLVLTPRWTWHDHENATSENVVWLDVLDIGLVLGLNVPFYEPYGEKRQPQREDPGEHLADRGGMLRPAWEQVKAANFPYRYPWRDVERQLQRMAGLAGSPYDGVVLRYANPVTGGSTMPTLDCWVQLLRPGQQTEAHRHTSSSVYFVVRGEGTTVVDGVELDWGPHDSFVVPNWSTHHFVNRSAENALLFSVNDIPTLKALDLYYEEPELSLGTQPFPPVPANLRAR; encoded by the coding sequence ATGTCGACCGCTGAGATTTCAGGGCTTCACGAATTCGACGCCGAGCTCGAGGCTGCCAACCTACGTGGACAATGGATCTACGACGAAATGCTGGAGAGCGTCGTCGGCGGGCCCAAGCCTGCGGGTGTTCCCTTTCTGTGGCGATGGCAGGACGTTCACGCGAAGCTTCTGAAGTCGTGCGACGTGATGCCTGAAAGTTTGACGGCGCGACGCAATCTCTCGTTCATCAACCCGGATGCCCGAGGAACCACGCACACCATCAACATGGGTATGCAGATGCTCAAGCCCGGCGAGATTGCCTATGCGCACCGCCACACCATGGCGGCGCTCCGGTTCGCTATTCAAGGCGGCCCCGGCCTGGTGACTGTGGTGGATGGCGAGCCTTGTCAAATGGATACCTACGACCTGGTTCTGACCCCTCGCTGGACGTGGCATGACCATGAGAACGCCACCTCGGAGAACGTCGTTTGGCTCGACGTGCTCGATATCGGCCTAGTGCTCGGGCTGAATGTTCCCTTCTATGAGCCCTATGGCGAGAAGCGCCAACCTCAACGCGAGGACCCGGGGGAGCATCTCGCTGACCGCGGTGGGATGCTGCGCCCGGCGTGGGAGCAGGTCAAGGCGGCGAACTTCCCGTACCGCTATCCTTGGCGTGACGTCGAGCGGCAGCTCCAGCGGATGGCGGGCCTTGCGGGCAGTCCCTACGACGGCGTAGTCCTGCGTTATGCGAACCCCGTTACCGGCGGATCGACTATGCCAACGCTGGATTGCTGGGTGCAGTTGCTGCGGCCGGGCCAGCAGACCGAGGCCCATCGCCACACGTCGAGTTCCGTGTATTTCGTCGTGCGCGGTGAGGGAACTACGGTTGTCGACGGGGTCGAACTCGACTGGGGGCCCCACGACAGCTTCGTGGTGCCCAACTGGAGCACCCATCACTTCGTCAACCGGTCGGCGGAAAATGCGTTGCTGTTCTCGGTCAACGACATCCCTACATTGAAGGCTCTCGATCTCTACTACGAAGAGCCCGAGCTGTCTTTGGGGACGCAGCCATTTCCGCCGGTCCCCGCTAACCTCCGAGCCCGCTGA
- a CDS encoding aromatic-ring-hydroxylating dioxygenase subunit beta — MNAVAVDRDTREAVEAFMFREAELLDGGQFREWLGLLDPDIRYVVPVRTTREDSAGWVGAIAHWNDDYTGLEMRVLRGETDFSWAESPRSRTRHFVSNIRTTAGPEADELTVRSNLLFFRSRGDSGRWELLSAERVDVLRRTDDSLRLARREVLLDHSTLPIDNLSVVL; from the coding sequence ATGAACGCGGTTGCGGTCGATCGAGATACCCGTGAGGCTGTCGAGGCGTTCATGTTCCGGGAGGCGGAGCTACTCGATGGGGGGCAGTTCCGAGAATGGTTGGGTCTGCTCGACCCCGACATCCGGTATGTGGTTCCGGTGCGCACCACCCGTGAGGATTCCGCGGGTTGGGTGGGCGCGATCGCGCACTGGAACGACGACTACACGGGCTTGGAGATGCGGGTCCTCCGCGGCGAGACGGATTTCTCGTGGGCCGAGTCACCTCGGTCGCGGACCCGGCACTTCGTGTCCAACATCCGCACGACTGCCGGACCGGAGGCTGATGAGTTGACCGTGCGCTCAAATCTCTTGTTCTTCCGCAGCCGCGGAGACAGCGGCCGGTGGGAGTTGCTCTCGGCCGAACGCGTCGACGTGTTGCGCCGCACCGACGATTCGCTGCGGCTCGCTCGGCGCGAGGTGTTACTCGATCACTCGACGTTGCCTATCGACAACCTGTCGGTAGTCCTGTAG
- a CDS encoding dihydrodipicolinate synthase family protein, with translation MRDTKLTVDDITGVVGIIPTPSIPTADQPGTAFSVDLDEAAKLADAMVRGGVDVLMTTGTFGECASLTWDELQSFVATVVDAVAGRIPVFAGATTLNTRDTITRGRRLGELGADGLFVGRPMWLPLDDAGIVRFYRDVAEAVPNMALVVYDNPGAFKGKIGTPAYEALSQIPQVVAAKHLGLLSGSAFLSDLRAVSGRVRLLPLETDWYYFARLFPEEVTACWSGNVACGPAPVTHLRDLIRAGRWDDCQALTDELEGALETLYPGGNFAEFLKYSIQIDNAQFQAAGFMRTGPTRPPYTEVPESYLAGGREAGKNWAALQQRYASLAVSNH, from the coding sequence GTGCGTGACACGAAGTTGACCGTCGATGACATCACCGGTGTCGTCGGCATTATCCCTACGCCCTCCATCCCGACGGCCGACCAACCGGGCACCGCGTTCTCCGTAGACCTCGATGAGGCGGCGAAGCTCGCCGACGCGATGGTCCGCGGCGGAGTGGATGTGCTCATGACCACAGGCACCTTCGGCGAGTGCGCCTCGCTGACGTGGGACGAGTTGCAGAGCTTTGTCGCCACCGTGGTCGACGCCGTCGCGGGACGTATCCCGGTTTTCGCCGGAGCGACGACGCTCAATACCCGCGATACGATCACGAGGGGTCGCCGGCTCGGCGAGCTCGGCGCCGATGGCCTGTTCGTGGGTCGTCCGATGTGGCTGCCCCTGGATGACGCCGGCATCGTGCGCTTCTACCGGGATGTGGCCGAGGCAGTGCCGAACATGGCATTGGTGGTCTACGACAACCCCGGCGCCTTCAAGGGAAAGATCGGGACGCCCGCCTACGAGGCACTCAGCCAGATACCCCAGGTCGTCGCTGCCAAGCATCTCGGGCTGCTCAGTGGCTCCGCCTTCCTTTCCGACCTCCGCGCGGTAAGCGGTCGCGTGCGGCTACTGCCGCTTGAGACTGACTGGTACTACTTTGCGCGGCTCTTCCCAGAAGAGGTCACCGCCTGCTGGTCGGGCAATGTGGCCTGCGGCCCTGCGCCAGTAACGCACTTGCGCGACCTAATCAGAGCCGGCCGCTGGGACGACTGCCAAGCGCTCACCGACGAACTGGAGGGGGCTCTTGAGACGCTGTACCCGGGCGGCAACTTCGCCGAATTCCTCAAGTACAGCATCCAGATCGACAACGCCCAATTCCAGGCGGCCGGTTTTATGCGCACGGGGCCCACCCGACCGCCGTACACCGAAGTGCCGGAGTCCTATTTGGCTGGCGGGCGCGAGGCCGGCAAGAACTGGGCCGCACTCCAGCAGCGCTATGCGTCACTTGCCGTCTCGAACCACTGA
- the hcaB gene encoding 3-(cis-5,6-dihydroxycyclohexa-1,3-dien-1-yl)propanoate dehydrogenase: protein MTGWLAGKRALIVGAGSGIGRATVDAFLNEDARVAVLEYDSDKCATLRQQLPDVPVIEGDGTTRTANDEAVQVAVDAFGGLDTLVNCVGIFDFYRRIQDIPAELIDQAFDEMFRINVLSHIHSVKAAVPALMGQDGASIVLTESASSFYPGRGGLLYVASKFAVRGVVTALAHELAPRIRVNGVAPGGTLNTDLRGLDSLDLGARRLDAAPDRARELAARTPLGVALSGEDHAWSYVFLASHRSRGLTGETIHPDGGFSLGPPPQRN, encoded by the coding sequence ATGACTGGCTGGCTGGCGGGCAAACGCGCGTTAATCGTGGGAGCAGGTTCGGGTATCGGTCGGGCCACGGTCGACGCGTTCCTGAACGAGGATGCCCGGGTGGCCGTGCTCGAGTACGACAGCGATAAGTGCGCCACGCTGCGCCAGCAGCTGCCCGACGTTCCGGTGATCGAGGGCGATGGGACCACTCGCACCGCCAACGACGAAGCAGTGCAGGTCGCTGTCGACGCCTTCGGCGGACTCGACACATTGGTGAACTGCGTGGGGATTTTCGATTTCTACCGCCGTATTCAGGACATCCCCGCCGAGCTGATCGACCAGGCGTTCGACGAAATGTTTCGCATCAACGTCCTGAGTCATATCCACTCAGTCAAGGCAGCAGTGCCGGCGCTGATGGGCCAGGACGGCGCCTCGATCGTGCTCACCGAGTCCGCGTCATCGTTCTATCCAGGACGCGGCGGCCTGCTGTATGTGGCGTCGAAGTTCGCGGTGCGCGGCGTAGTCACTGCACTGGCTCACGAACTCGCGCCGAGGATCCGTGTGAACGGTGTCGCCCCCGGGGGGACGTTGAACACCGACCTGCGCGGACTCGACAGCCTCGACCTTGGCGCCCGCCGTCTGGATGCTGCACCAGATCGGGCCCGCGAATTGGCTGCTCGCACACCGCTGGGCGTGGCCCTATCGGGTGAAGACCACGCCTGGAGTTACGTCTTCCTCGCTTCTCACCGCTCCCGCGGGCTCACCGGCGAAACGATCCATCCCGACGGCGGTTTCAGCCTCGGACCCCCACCCCAGCGGAATTGA
- a CDS encoding SCP2 sterol-binding domain-containing protein, which yields MAIQFLTDDWATAVTDAANADERFRIAAKGHDVVLRVSVSQSPASDDYYMHFSDGSLIVGIGSPPRTPDVEAELSYETNVELSRGALNGQTATMTGQMKAVGNMMKMMSIGKAQDRLAELESGLDIDY from the coding sequence ATGGCGATCCAGTTCCTAACCGACGACTGGGCGACTGCGGTGACCGACGCGGCCAATGCCGACGAGAGGTTCCGCATTGCAGCGAAGGGACATGACGTGGTGCTCCGCGTATCCGTGTCGCAGAGCCCGGCCAGCGATGACTACTACATGCATTTCTCTGACGGGTCACTCATCGTCGGTATCGGATCCCCGCCACGCACGCCCGACGTGGAGGCCGAGCTCAGCTACGAAACGAACGTCGAGCTGTCTCGGGGTGCGCTCAACGGCCAGACCGCGACCATGACCGGGCAGATGAAAGCCGTCGGCAACATGATGAAGATGATGTCGATCGGAAAAGCCCAGGATCGGCTCGCAGAACTCGAGAGCGGCTTAGACATCGACTACTAG
- a CDS encoding NAD(P)/FAD-dependent oxidoreductase, with protein sequence MTSRVVIVGSSVGGVRTAQALRSQGYDGDVVLVGEETALPYDKPPLSKALLAGTSDIAAVTLLSRDAAAADRIELLLGRRAIGVDVAACQVEFADDEPLRYDHLVVATGASARPSPWGHGSGIHVLRTLEDCLRLRDDLVAGVRLVVIGGGFIGAEVASTARSMGGQVTVVDPVPVPMSRVLTEEIGEWFIDLHRNHGVHTRFGIGVENIEGERGNLKIGLTDGTVLEADTVVVGIGAVPNDGWLMPSGLLVDDGLVCDEFCRAVTSQNIYAVGDVSRWFHRARGVTMRIEHWTNAVDQASCVAHNILYPDELRCYEPVEYVWSDQYDWKIQVCGQTTHLGEPLVVGDRLSDNRFTVLYPDGEQRLGGAAVVNWPRALIECRRALQAGSDLESVRGRLEVLTNPPDTAATRSP encoded by the coding sequence ATGACGTCGCGGGTCGTCATCGTCGGCAGTTCTGTCGGCGGGGTCCGCACGGCCCAGGCGCTGCGCTCGCAAGGCTACGATGGCGACGTCGTCCTGGTGGGCGAGGAAACTGCGCTGCCCTACGACAAGCCGCCATTATCCAAGGCATTGCTTGCGGGTACGAGTGACATCGCCGCTGTGACGTTACTCAGTAGAGACGCTGCCGCCGCCGACCGCATCGAGCTTCTCCTCGGCCGCCGCGCGATCGGAGTGGATGTCGCAGCGTGTCAGGTCGAGTTCGCCGATGATGAGCCCCTGCGTTATGACCACCTGGTGGTGGCCACCGGAGCCAGCGCGCGACCATCCCCGTGGGGCCACGGATCGGGCATTCATGTGCTCCGCACTCTGGAGGACTGTCTGCGGCTACGGGACGACCTTGTCGCCGGTGTCCGCCTCGTGGTGATCGGGGGAGGATTCATCGGGGCCGAAGTTGCGTCAACCGCCCGGTCAATGGGGGGGCAGGTGACCGTTGTCGACCCGGTGCCCGTTCCGATGAGCAGGGTTCTGACCGAAGAGATCGGCGAGTGGTTCATCGATTTGCACCGAAACCACGGAGTGCACACGCGCTTCGGTATCGGTGTCGAGAATATTGAGGGGGAGCGCGGCAACCTTAAGATCGGCCTCACGGACGGGACGGTCCTAGAAGCCGACACGGTGGTGGTGGGCATCGGCGCCGTTCCGAATGACGGCTGGCTGATGCCGTCGGGACTGCTAGTCGATGACGGCCTGGTCTGCGACGAGTTCTGTCGTGCAGTTACGTCACAAAACATCTACGCAGTCGGCGACGTGTCGCGTTGGTTCCATCGCGCCCGCGGCGTGACGATGCGCATCGAACACTGGACAAACGCGGTCGACCAGGCCTCTTGCGTCGCGCATAATATTTTGTATCCCGATGAATTGCGCTGCTACGAGCCCGTCGAGTACGTCTGGAGCGACCAGTACGACTGGAAGATTCAGGTCTGTGGCCAGACAACTCACCTAGGAGAGCCACTCGTCGTCGGAGATCGACTGTCCGACAATCGATTCACAGTCCTCTACCCGGATGGCGAGCAACGTCTTGGTGGCGCGGCGGTGGTGAACTGGCCTCGAGCACTGATCGAGTGCAGGCGTGCGCTGCAGGCCGGTAGCGATCTCGAAAGTGTGCGGGGAAGGCTCGAAGTGTTGACGAACCCACCCGATACCGCCGCAACGCGATCGCCATAG
- a CDS encoding FAD-binding protein encodes MGDLDVSVQECDVLVVGGGIGGVRAALRAAELGSSVILVEKAVVSRAGPMTYVHSQYAPDHRVQGEEMTEWAREFVVGSNYLADQDWVQQYIAEAYDRVNEQIEWGVPYSTHEDGSLKYVTVRGHNLGTTLGVDGRVCMEILKERMKAAGVRLFERVDVIDLLTTDGCRPTAGAVCGAVGVNVVTGQCHVFTAGSVILNTGPWYPKLHYAFADHCSGEGHVAAWRVGAEFAGMEFGQFAAWSYFNRSFFTPGQAKIQGIGGKFCNAAGEYFMDRYDPIWGDKGGLFTIARAIMTEMVEGRGPCYLDLRHVPQADLEVLYEVSPTVRRAFTEFEVDPSTDLLEVTPFIVLGTSSTSGPTIDLDGATTVPGLYAAGYGTACPHLMSGISGSGISSFSAVAGYRAGTAAAARGGHAVARSVWENQAQESFAEYFAPMRRLRQVRPVDVWKAIGEATANPAFALFKSEARIDSALAELYRIRDRVLRYVFAPDYQELKKAHEVRAYLTLAIITCEAMKRRTESRGELFRIDYPYADNDEWLKWLLVRRGSGGEFDLQFSERDLPIQSWPVQAPPGRHPSPYTVPQGYREEAAVQ; translated from the coding sequence ATGGGTGACCTGGATGTGTCGGTCCAAGAATGCGACGTCTTGGTAGTGGGTGGGGGAATTGGCGGAGTGCGGGCAGCACTACGGGCCGCGGAGTTGGGGTCGTCGGTGATTCTGGTGGAGAAAGCGGTGGTGTCTCGGGCAGGGCCGATGACGTATGTCCACAGCCAATACGCCCCTGATCACCGGGTGCAGGGTGAGGAGATGACGGAGTGGGCGCGCGAGTTCGTGGTGGGCAGCAATTATTTGGCCGATCAGGATTGGGTGCAGCAGTACATAGCCGAGGCCTATGACAGGGTTAACGAGCAGATCGAGTGGGGTGTGCCCTATTCCACTCATGAGGATGGGTCGCTGAAGTATGTGACGGTCCGCGGCCACAACCTTGGCACGACGCTGGGTGTGGATGGTCGCGTGTGTATGGAGATCCTCAAGGAGAGGATGAAAGCGGCGGGGGTGCGACTGTTCGAGCGGGTCGATGTGATTGATCTGCTGACCACCGACGGGTGTCGGCCCACCGCTGGTGCGGTGTGTGGTGCGGTGGGGGTAAATGTTGTCACTGGCCAGTGTCATGTCTTCACGGCGGGCAGCGTCATCCTCAACACCGGCCCTTGGTACCCCAAGCTGCATTACGCGTTCGCCGACCATTGCAGCGGGGAAGGTCATGTGGCGGCCTGGCGAGTGGGTGCTGAGTTCGCCGGCATGGAATTCGGCCAGTTCGCTGCCTGGAGTTACTTCAATCGGTCATTCTTCACACCGGGTCAAGCCAAGATTCAGGGGATCGGTGGCAAGTTCTGCAACGCGGCGGGCGAGTACTTCATGGACCGCTATGACCCGATCTGGGGCGATAAGGGCGGGTTGTTCACCATCGCGCGCGCGATCATGACCGAGATGGTCGAGGGCCGAGGGCCGTGCTATCTCGACTTGCGTCACGTACCACAGGCGGATCTAGAGGTGCTGTATGAAGTGTCTCCGACGGTGCGGCGCGCCTTTACCGAGTTTGAGGTCGATCCCTCCACTGACCTGCTGGAGGTGACCCCGTTCATCGTGCTCGGCACGAGCAGCACCAGCGGTCCCACGATCGACCTGGACGGAGCCACCACAGTGCCCGGCCTGTACGCGGCCGGGTATGGCACGGCGTGTCCGCATTTGATGTCGGGAATTTCTGGCAGCGGGATCTCGAGCTTCTCGGCTGTTGCGGGGTACCGGGCGGGCACTGCGGCGGCGGCGCGCGGCGGTCACGCGGTAGCGCGCAGTGTGTGGGAGAACCAGGCACAGGAGAGCTTCGCGGAGTATTTCGCGCCGATGCGTCGGCTGCGGCAGGTCCGGCCGGTGGATGTGTGGAAAGCCATCGGCGAGGCGACGGCCAATCCGGCATTCGCATTGTTTAAGTCGGAGGCACGGATCGATTCAGCGCTCGCTGAGCTGTACCGGATCCGGGATCGGGTACTGCGTTACGTTTTCGCGCCGGACTATCAAGAACTTAAGAAGGCGCATGAGGTGCGCGCATACCTGACGTTGGCGATCATCACCTGTGAGGCGATGAAGCGGCGCACCGAAAGTCGCGGGGAGCTGTTTCGTATCGACTACCCCTACGCGGACAACGATGAGTGGCTGAAGTGGCTGCTCGTGCGCCGGGGCAGCGGCGGTGAATTCGATCTGCAGTTCAGCGAACGCGACCTGCCGATCCAGTCGTGGCCGGTGCAGGCCCCGCCCGGCCGCCATCCAAGTCCATATACCGTGCCGCAAGGCTACCGTGAGGAGGCGGCGGTTCAGTGA
- a CDS encoding dihydrodipicolinate synthase family protein: MTTRSSELVPSDMKGLWGFVPACSTPDAADVNAVDTIDTDALASLVDRLVRDGVDGIVTTGSAGESHTLSDDEYRTLITTVVETVNARVPVFVGASTLNTRDSIRRARVIADLGADGIMSGPPMYLPQTAENAVQYYKDLAEAVPELAIMIYQNPHAFRITLPPGAFRELAQIRNIVALKQTSMDIFNVIGAIKAVKEKMSVLVLDQLMYPAMMFGAAGAWSIDVCMGPWPALSLRDACQRGDWTEAATIADQMQAPFRTLGLTMEEFQAMQSAWWKIAIDTAGYGRAGAARPPFVHIPQTVVDSAHRYGERWAGLAERYHRSREAAGLPPAAANVAAASS, from the coding sequence ATGACAACACGTAGCAGCGAACTCGTTCCCAGCGACATGAAGGGGTTGTGGGGATTCGTGCCAGCCTGCTCGACGCCGGACGCCGCCGATGTCAACGCGGTCGACACGATCGACACCGATGCGCTCGCGTCTCTGGTTGATCGACTGGTGCGTGATGGTGTCGACGGCATCGTGACGACCGGCAGCGCCGGCGAGTCGCACACCCTTTCCGACGACGAATACCGCACGCTCATCACGACAGTCGTGGAGACGGTAAACGCCCGGGTTCCGGTGTTCGTTGGTGCCAGCACGCTCAACACGCGCGACTCGATCCGACGCGCCCGCGTCATCGCCGACCTCGGGGCGGACGGCATTATGAGCGGACCGCCGATGTACTTGCCGCAGACTGCCGAGAACGCGGTCCAGTACTACAAAGACCTCGCCGAGGCCGTTCCGGAGCTGGCGATCATGATCTACCAGAACCCGCACGCGTTCCGCATCACATTGCCGCCCGGTGCATTCAGGGAGCTGGCCCAGATTCGCAATATCGTTGCGCTCAAGCAGACCTCGATGGACATCTTCAATGTGATCGGCGCCATCAAAGCGGTCAAGGAAAAGATGTCGGTCCTCGTCTTGGACCAATTGATGTACCCCGCAATGATGTTCGGTGCTGCCGGAGCGTGGAGCATCGACGTATGCATGGGCCCCTGGCCCGCGCTTTCGCTGCGCGATGCATGCCAGCGTGGCGACTGGACAGAGGCCGCGACCATCGCCGACCAGATGCAGGCGCCATTTCGAACGCTGGGCCTGACCATGGAGGAATTCCAAGCCATGCAGTCCGCCTGGTGGAAGATCGCAATCGACACTGCGGGCTATGGGCGTGCTGGGGCTGCTCGGCCGCCCTTCGTTCACATACCGCAGACCGTCGTCGACTCCGCGCACCGCTACGGTGAACGCTGGGCAGGACTTGCGGAGCGCTACCACCGGTCAAGGGAAGCCGCTGGGCTGCCGCCTGCCGCGGCGAACGTCGCCGCCGCCTCGTCATAG
- a CDS encoding ferredoxin: MGGVIKAKREVCQGYANCVVAAPDYFDIDDRGLVEVRKTEVPSADRTRVEEAARSCPVAALEVLDE; encoded by the coding sequence ATGGGCGGAGTTATAAAGGCTAAGCGCGAGGTATGTCAGGGCTACGCGAACTGTGTCGTTGCGGCCCCGGATTACTTCGACATCGACGATCGGGGACTCGTGGAGGTCCGCAAGACGGAGGTTCCTTCCGCGGACAGGACCCGGGTCGAGGAGGCTGCGCGCAGCTGTCCGGTGGCCGCGCTGGAAGTCCTAGACGAATGA
- a CDS encoding 3-phenylpropionate/cinnamic acid dioxygenase subunit beta: MSVHDHQRIGQSAAPSVLGAHAARAQRVGDPLPFDDPRHLQAHSFLVNEAYLLDAQDYDRWLGLLTEDIHYYMPVRITTAAGAGFDSSPGMAHFDENKYSLERRVARFATEHAWTEDPPSRLRHFITNVRTFLSDDADHLVVDSAELLFRSRGDVNESTLISCGREDLLRRDGNALKLARRTICVDESVLRMQNLAVFL, translated from the coding sequence ATGAGCGTTCACGATCACCAGCGCATTGGTCAATCCGCGGCTCCATCGGTGCTCGGGGCGCACGCGGCGCGCGCCCAACGCGTCGGCGACCCGTTACCGTTCGACGACCCTCGTCACCTCCAGGCGCATAGTTTCCTCGTCAACGAGGCGTACCTCCTCGATGCTCAAGACTACGACCGGTGGCTGGGTCTGCTCACAGAGGACATCCACTATTACATGCCGGTGCGGATCACCACCGCCGCGGGAGCCGGATTTGATAGCTCACCGGGAATGGCGCATTTCGACGAGAACAAATACTCACTTGAGCGCCGGGTTGCCCGTTTCGCCACCGAGCATGCCTGGACTGAGGATCCGCCGTCGCGTCTGCGTCACTTCATCACCAATGTGCGCACATTCCTCAGCGACGATGCCGACCACCTCGTGGTCGACAGCGCTGAGTTGCTTTTCCGCAGCCGTGGCGACGTCAACGAGTCCACGCTCATCTCATGTGGTCGTGAAGATCTTCTACGTCGCGATGGCAACGCGCTCAAACTCGCACGCCGAACAATCTGCGTCGATGAATCAGTGCTTCGAATGCAGAATCTGGCGGTCTTCCTATGA
- a CDS encoding VOC family protein: MLVKALGYVGVESPDAKEWLAFGPEVLGMEAVEASSGSVLLRIDDADHRLAVHHGERNRMLYAGWDVGSEEALEAAGELLHKRGIGFEVGTEEDCAARGVLGFVTLSDPSGLRHELFYGQKVVPGSFRPGRAMSGFVTGAQGLGHVVLATPDLAQADRFLRGVLGFKKSDEIYTFMDLWFYHCNPRHHSIALTPMPGVRGLHHVMVEVQSFDDVGMAYDLCMSRNIPLSMTLGRHVNDRMVSFYARTPSGFDIEYGWDAVTVDEETWTVAQYDRPSVWGHQMVAQTPPGALEAATT, encoded by the coding sequence ATGTTGGTGAAAGCGTTGGGTTATGTGGGTGTGGAGTCTCCGGATGCGAAGGAGTGGTTGGCGTTCGGTCCGGAGGTTTTGGGGATGGAGGCGGTTGAGGCGTCCAGTGGGTCGGTCCTGTTGCGGATCGACGACGCCGATCATCGTTTGGCTGTGCATCACGGAGAGCGCAACCGGATGCTGTATGCGGGCTGGGATGTGGGCAGCGAGGAGGCGCTTGAGGCTGCCGGGGAGTTGCTGCACAAGCGGGGCATTGGGTTTGAGGTGGGAACCGAGGAGGACTGCGCGGCCCGCGGGGTGTTGGGCTTTGTGACGCTGTCGGATCCTTCGGGGTTGCGTCATGAGTTGTTTTACGGTCAGAAGGTGGTGCCGGGTTCCTTCCGGCCCGGTCGTGCGATGTCGGGGTTCGTCACCGGTGCGCAGGGGTTGGGTCATGTGGTGTTGGCGACGCCGGACCTTGCGCAGGCCGACCGGTTTTTGCGGGGGGTGTTGGGGTTTAAGAAGAGCGATGAGATTTACACCTTCATGGATCTGTGGTTCTACCACTGCAACCCGCGCCATCACAGCATCGCGTTGACTCCGATGCCGGGTGTGCGGGGACTGCACCACGTGATGGTCGAGGTGCAAAGTTTTGATGACGTGGGGATGGCTTATGACCTGTGCATGTCGCGCAACATTCCGCTGAGCATGACGTTGGGGCGCCATGTCAACGATCGGATGGTGTCGTTTTACGCGCGCACACCGAGCGGGTTTGACATCGAGTACGGCTGGGATGCGGTGACCGTCGACGAGGAAACCTGGACAGTCGCTCAGTACGACCGACCCAGTGTGTGGGGCCACCAGATGGTCGCCCAAACACCACCAGGCGCACTCGAAGCCGCAACAACATGA
- a CDS encoding 4Fe-4S dicluster domain-containing protein: MIESIDETTCDGCNVCIDSCPTGVIRLVEGDEPWATTKWRAKIIYPNDCHSCRLCAIDCHVDAIVVSHALVIPDPFLPGVEPLDGSRDAPPDEKKT; this comes from the coding sequence GTGATCGAAAGCATCGACGAAACAACGTGCGACGGGTGCAACGTCTGCATCGACAGCTGCCCAACCGGGGTGATCCGGCTGGTGGAGGGCGACGAACCGTGGGCCACGACCAAGTGGCGAGCCAAGATCATCTACCCCAACGACTGTCATTCCTGTCGGTTGTGCGCAATCGATTGCCACGTGGACGCGATCGTTGTCAGCCACGCACTGGTGATCCCCGACCCCTTCCTCCCGGGCGTAGAGCCCCTCGACGGCAGCCGCGACGCTCCGCCCGACGAAAAGAAAACTTGA